In one Sphingobacterium daejeonense genomic region, the following are encoded:
- the rpe gene encoding ribulose-phosphate 3-epimerase codes for MSTQQHLIAPSVLAADFANLERDVQMVNESEADWFHIDIMDGVFVPNTSFGFPVMNAIAKHAKKPLDVHLMIVDPDRYLQVCKDNGAEIITVHYEACTHLHRTLAAIKELGCKAGVALNPHTPVSLLKDVIQDIDLVCLMSVNPGFGGQKFIERTYSKIKELRALAIENNTDVLIEIDGGVGLSNAGKLLEAGADVLVAGSFVFNSQDQKETIKALKDIDINIQSA; via the coding sequence ATGTCTACACAACAACACTTAATTGCACCTTCGGTATTAGCGGCAGATTTTGCTAATCTTGAGCGCGATGTACAGATGGTTAATGAGAGCGAAGCAGATTGGTTTCACATAGATATTATGGATGGCGTATTCGTTCCGAATACCTCTTTTGGTTTTCCGGTGATGAATGCGATTGCTAAGCATGCTAAGAAACCATTGGATGTACATTTGATGATCGTAGATCCAGATCGTTATTTACAGGTTTGTAAGGATAATGGTGCTGAAATCATTACGGTTCATTATGAAGCTTGCACGCACTTACATCGCACATTAGCAGCGATTAAGGAGCTGGGATGTAAAGCAGGTGTTGCATTAAATCCTCATACGCCGGTATCTCTGTTGAAAGATGTTATCCAAGATATTGACTTGGTATGTTTGATGTCGGTTAACCCTGGGTTTGGTGGACAGAAATTTATTGAACGTACTTACAGCAAGATTAAAGAATTGCGCGCATTGGCAATCGAGAATAATACGGATGTATTGATTGAGATTGATGGTGGAGTAGGACTTTCAAATGCTGGCAAGTTATTAGAAGCTGGCGCTGATGTTTTGGTTGCAGGATCTTTTGTGTTCAATTCTCAGGATCAAAAGGAAACTATCAAAGCCTTAAAAGATATCGACATAAATATTCAATCTGCATAA
- a CDS encoding bifunctional aconitate hydratase 2/2-methylisocitrate dehydratase, with protein MSIYNDYVQEVVERKGQGLHPKPIDGAELLSEVIAQIKDKNNEHREESLRLFIYNTLPGTTPAAGVKAQFLKEIILGEVAVEEITPTYAFELLSHMKGGPSIKVLLDLALGHDESIAKQAAEVLKTQVFLYDADTQRLKDAYEAGNAIAKDILESYAKAEFFTNLPEVAEEIKVVTFIAGEGDISTDLLSPGNQAHSRSDRELHGKCMITPEAQQQIEDLKVQFPDASVMLIAEKGTMGVGSSRMSGVNNVALWTGKQASPYVPFVNIAPIVAGTNGISPIFLTTVDVTGGIGIDLKNWVKKTDAEGNVVRNEKDEPILEEVYSVATGTVLTINTKTKKLYQGDKELIDISRSLTPQKMEFIKAGGSYAIVFGKKIQTFAAQTLGITAPSVFAPAKEVSIEGQGLTAVEKIFNRNAVGSTPGKTLHAGSDVRVKVNIVGSQDTTGLMTAQELEAMAATVIAPSVDGAYQSGCHTASVWDKKAQANIPKLMKFMNDFGLITARDPKGDYHSMTDVIHKVLNDITIDEWAIIIGRDSHTRMSKGVAFGADSGTVALALATGEASMPIPESVKVTFKGSMKEHMDFRDVVHATQQQMLQQFAGENVFQGRIIEVHIGTLLADQAFTFTDWTAEMKAKASICISQDETLIQSLEIAKSRIKIMIEKGMDNKNQVLQGLIDKANKRIEEIRSGEKPALQPDANAKYYAEVVIDLDIIDEPMIADPDVNNEDVSKRYTHDTIRDLSYYAGNKKVDLGFVGSCMVHKDDLKIVSKMLKNIEEQKGFVSFNAPLVVAAPTYNIIDELKAEGDWEFLQKYSGFEFNDAMPKSVARTEYENIMYLERPGCNLCMGNQEKAAKGDTVMATSTRLFQGRVVEDRDGKKGESLLASTPVVVLSAILGRIPNIEEYKAAVVGIDLTKFTPVSTK; from the coding sequence ATGAGTATTTACAACGATTACGTACAAGAGGTTGTAGAACGAAAAGGTCAAGGATTACATCCAAAACCAATTGACGGTGCTGAACTTTTAAGTGAAGTTATAGCTCAAATTAAAGATAAGAACAATGAGCATAGAGAAGAATCTTTGCGATTGTTTATTTATAATACCTTGCCAGGAACTACTCCGGCGGCAGGTGTGAAAGCACAATTCCTCAAGGAAATCATCTTAGGAGAGGTTGCTGTTGAAGAAATTACACCAACTTATGCATTTGAGTTATTATCTCATATGAAAGGTGGTCCTTCTATAAAAGTATTATTGGATTTAGCTTTAGGTCATGATGAATCTATTGCTAAACAAGCTGCAGAAGTATTGAAAACACAAGTTTTCTTATATGACGCAGATACCCAACGCTTGAAAGATGCTTACGAGGCAGGAAATGCAATTGCCAAAGATATTTTGGAAAGCTATGCGAAAGCAGAATTCTTTACCAATTTACCAGAAGTAGCTGAAGAGATCAAGGTAGTTACCTTTATTGCTGGCGAAGGTGATATTTCTACGGATTTATTATCTCCAGGAAATCAAGCGCACTCTAGGTCTGACCGTGAGTTGCATGGTAAGTGTATGATTACTCCTGAGGCACAACAACAGATTGAAGATTTGAAAGTTCAATTCCCTGATGCGAGCGTGATGTTGATTGCGGAGAAAGGTACGATGGGTGTTGGTTCTTCACGTATGTCAGGAGTAAACAATGTGGCATTATGGACAGGTAAGCAAGCTTCACCTTATGTTCCTTTTGTGAATATTGCTCCGATTGTTGCAGGTACAAATGGTATTTCTCCAATTTTCTTGACTACCGTTGATGTAACTGGTGGTATCGGAATCGATTTGAAAAACTGGGTTAAGAAAACGGATGCTGAAGGAAATGTTGTTCGTAATGAAAAAGATGAGCCTATTTTGGAGGAAGTATATTCTGTGGCAACAGGTACTGTCTTAACGATCAATACTAAAACTAAGAAATTATATCAAGGTGATAAGGAGTTAATCGATATTTCTCGTTCATTAACACCTCAGAAAATGGAATTTATCAAAGCTGGTGGTTCTTATGCCATTGTTTTTGGTAAGAAAATCCAAACATTCGCAGCACAAACTTTGGGAATTACTGCACCTTCAGTATTTGCTCCTGCGAAAGAAGTTTCCATTGAAGGTCAAGGCTTGACTGCGGTTGAGAAGATTTTCAACAGAAATGCAGTTGGTTCTACTCCGGGTAAAACTCTACATGCAGGTTCTGATGTTCGTGTTAAAGTAAATATTGTAGGATCACAAGATACTACAGGATTAATGACAGCGCAAGAACTAGAAGCGATGGCTGCAACGGTTATTGCTCCTAGCGTAGATGGTGCTTATCAATCAGGATGTCATACAGCATCAGTATGGGACAAGAAAGCGCAAGCTAATATCCCTAAGTTGATGAAGTTTATGAACGACTTCGGACTGATTACTGCTCGTGACCCTAAAGGGGATTATCATTCCATGACTGACGTTATTCACAAGGTCTTGAATGATATTACGATTGACGAGTGGGCTATAATTATCGGGAGAGATTCTCATACACGTATGTCCAAGGGTGTTGCTTTCGGAGCTGACTCAGGTACAGTAGCATTGGCTTTGGCAACAGGAGAGGCGTCGATGCCAATCCCAGAATCAGTTAAGGTGACATTTAAAGGAAGCATGAAAGAGCACATGGATTTCCGGGATGTAGTTCATGCTACTCAACAACAAATGTTACAGCAATTCGCTGGAGAAAATGTTTTCCAAGGTCGTATTATCGAAGTTCATATCGGGACGTTGTTGGCTGACCAGGCTTTCACATTTACTGACTGGACTGCTGAAATGAAAGCTAAGGCCTCGATCTGTATTTCTCAAGATGAAACATTGATTCAATCGTTAGAAATTGCGAAATCTCGTATCAAGATTATGATCGAGAAGGGCATGGACAACAAGAACCAAGTATTACAAGGATTGATTGACAAAGCTAACAAGCGTATTGAAGAAATCAGATCTGGAGAAAAACCAGCTTTACAACCTGATGCAAATGCTAAATACTATGCTGAAGTTGTTATCGATCTAGATATTATTGATGAGCCAATGATTGCCGATCCGGATGTAAACAATGAGGACGTTTCTAAACGTTATACGCATGATACTATCCGTGATCTTTCATATTACGCAGGTAACAAGAAGGTTGATTTAGGATTTGTGGGATCTTGTATGGTTCACAAGGACGATTTAAAGATCGTTTCTAAAATGCTGAAGAATATTGAGGAGCAGAAGGGATTCGTAAGTTTCAATGCACCATTGGTTGTAGCTGCTCCAACTTACAATATTATCGACGAGTTGAAAGCAGAAGGTGACTGGGAATTCTTGCAAAAATATTCTGGATTTGAATTCAACGATGCAATGCCTAAGAGCGTTGCACGTACTGAATATGAAAACATAATGTATTTGGAGCGTCCGGGATGTAACCTATGTATGGGTAACCAAGAGAAAGCTGCTAAAGGAGATACTGTTATGGCAACTTCTACGCGTCTATTCCAAGGTCGTGTAGTAGAAGATAGAGATGGTAAGAAAGGTGAATCTTTGTTAGCATCGACTCCAGTAGTTGTTCTTTCAGCGATATTAGGTCGTATTCCTAATATTGAGGAGTACAAAGCTGCGGTAGTGGGTATTGATTTGACAAAATTCACACCTGTTTCTACGAAGTAA